From Peromyscus eremicus chromosome 3, PerEre_H2_v1, whole genome shotgun sequence, one genomic window encodes:
- the Tmem150a gene encoding transmembrane protein 150A isoform X1 produces the protein MTAWILLPVSLSAFSITGIWTVYAMAVMNRHVCPVENWSYNESCSPDPAEQGGPKTCCTLDDVPLISKCGTYPPESCLFSLIGNMGAFMVALICLLRYGQLLEQNRHSWINTTALITGCTNAAGLVVVGNFQVDHAKSLHYIGAGVALPAGLLFVCLQCVLFYHGATTTLDLAMAYLRSVLAVIAFITLVLSGVFFLHESSQLQHGAALCEWVFVLDILIFYGTFSYEFGAISSDTLVAALQPAPGRACKSSGSSSTSTHLNCAPESIAMI, from the exons ATGACCGCCTGGATCCTCCTTCCTGTCAgcctgtcagcattctccatcaCGGGCATATGGACAGT GTATGCCATGGCCGTGATGAACCGCCACGTGTGCCCAGTGGAGAACTG GTCCTACAATGAGTCCTGCTCTCCTGACCCTGCTGAACAAGGGGGCCCAAAGACCTGCTGCACCCTTGATGATGTTCCTCTCATCAG CAAGTGTGGAACATATCCCCCAGAGAGCTGCCTCTTCAGCCTCATTGGCAACATGGGTGCTTTTATGG TGGCCCTGATCTGCCTCCTTCGGTACGGGCAGCTCCTGGAGCAGAACCGGCACTCCTGGATCAACACCACAGCACTCATCACGGGCTGCACCAACGCCGCGGGCCTCGTGGTGGTCGGCAACTTCCAG GTGGACCATGCCAAGTCTCTACACTACATCGGAGCTGGTGTGGCCTTACCCGCCGGGCTGCTCTTTGTGTGCCTGCAATGTGTTCTCTTCTACCAtggggccaccaccaccctggaCCTGGCTATGGCCTACCTGCGAAGTGTGCTGGCTGTCATTGCCTTCATCACCTTGGTCCTTA GTGGAGTCTTCTTCCTCCACGAGAGTTCTCAGCTACAGCACGGGGCTGCCCTGTGTGAATGGGTGTTTGTCCTCGATATCCTCATTTTCTACGGCACCTTCAGCTATGAGTTTGGGGCGATCTCCTCAGACACACTGGTGGCTGCACTGCAGCCTGCCCCTGGCAGGGCCTGTAAGTCCTCTGGGAGCAGCAGCACCTCTACCCACCTCAACTGTGCTCCCGAGAGTATTGCCATGATCTGA
- the Tmem150a gene encoding transmembrane protein 150A isoform X2: MTAWILLPVSLSAFSITGIWTVSYNESCSPDPAEQGGPKTCCTLDDVPLISKCGTYPPESCLFSLIGNMGAFMVALICLLRYGQLLEQNRHSWINTTALITGCTNAAGLVVVGNFQVDHAKSLHYIGAGVALPAGLLFVCLQCVLFYHGATTTLDLAMAYLRSVLAVIAFITLVLSGVFFLHESSQLQHGAALCEWVFVLDILIFYGTFSYEFGAISSDTLVAALQPAPGRACKSSGSSSTSTHLNCAPESIAMI; encoded by the exons ATGACCGCCTGGATCCTCCTTCCTGTCAgcctgtcagcattctccatcaCGGGCATATGGACAGT GTCCTACAATGAGTCCTGCTCTCCTGACCCTGCTGAACAAGGGGGCCCAAAGACCTGCTGCACCCTTGATGATGTTCCTCTCATCAG CAAGTGTGGAACATATCCCCCAGAGAGCTGCCTCTTCAGCCTCATTGGCAACATGGGTGCTTTTATGG TGGCCCTGATCTGCCTCCTTCGGTACGGGCAGCTCCTGGAGCAGAACCGGCACTCCTGGATCAACACCACAGCACTCATCACGGGCTGCACCAACGCCGCGGGCCTCGTGGTGGTCGGCAACTTCCAG GTGGACCATGCCAAGTCTCTACACTACATCGGAGCTGGTGTGGCCTTACCCGCCGGGCTGCTCTTTGTGTGCCTGCAATGTGTTCTCTTCTACCAtggggccaccaccaccctggaCCTGGCTATGGCCTACCTGCGAAGTGTGCTGGCTGTCATTGCCTTCATCACCTTGGTCCTTA GTGGAGTCTTCTTCCTCCACGAGAGTTCTCAGCTACAGCACGGGGCTGCCCTGTGTGAATGGGTGTTTGTCCTCGATATCCTCATTTTCTACGGCACCTTCAGCTATGAGTTTGGGGCGATCTCCTCAGACACACTGGTGGCTGCACTGCAGCCTGCCCCTGGCAGGGCCTGTAAGTCCTCTGGGAGCAGCAGCACCTCTACCCACCTCAACTGTGCTCCCGAGAGTATTGCCATGATCTGA
- the Rnf181 gene encoding E3 ubiquitin-protein ligase RNF181 isoform X5, with protein sequence MASYFDEHDCEPLNPEREARNNMLLELARRVRGAWSWAPGSRSLFNRMDFEDLGLVDWEHHLPPPAAKAVVESLPRTVIGSSNAELKCPVCLLEFEEEETVIEMPCHHLFHSDCILPWLSKTNSCPLCRHELPTDDDSYEEHKKDKAAAAAPPGEPPRSHVYVRQRLGLRAQPL encoded by the exons ATGGCGTCCTATTTTGATGAGCACGACTGCGAGCCGTTGAACCCCGAGCGCGAGGCCCGCAACAATATGTTGCTGGAGCTCGCGAGGAGAGTGCGCGGGGCTTGGAGCTGGGCCCCGGGCAGCAG ATCACTCTTTAATAGGATGGACTTTGAAGACTTGGGATTGGTAGATTGGGAACACCACCTGCCCCCACCAGCTGCCAAGGCTGTGGTGGAGAGTCTCCCCAGAACAGTCATCGGTAGCTCCAATGCTG AGCTCAAGTGCCCCGTGTGCCTTCTGGAGTTTGAGGAGGAGGAGACTGTGATCGAGATGCCCTGCCATCACCTCTTCCACTCCGACTGCATTCTGCCCTGGCTAAGTAAG ACAAATTCCTGCCCCCTGTGCCGCCATGAGCTGCCCACTGATGATGACAGTTACGAAGAGCACAAGAAAGACAAG gcagcagcagcagcaccgcCTGGAGAACCTCCACGGAGCCATGTATACGTGAGGCAGCGGTTAGGGCTGAGAGCTCAGCCTCTGTGA
- the Rnf181 gene encoding E3 ubiquitin-protein ligase RNF181 isoform X2 has protein sequence MSGARQGIVGRTELEKVGVAEGGSGEDCRGGGHGHVLISLFNRMDFEDLGLVDWEHHLPPPAAKAVVESLPRTVIGSSNAELKCPVCLLEFEEEETVIEMPCHHLFHSDCILPWLSKTNSCPLCRHELPTDDDSYEEHKKDKARRQQQQHRLENLHGAMYT, from the exons ATGAGCGGGGCCCGCCAGGGGATCGTGGGAAGGACTGAGCTGGAAAAGGTGGGAGTCGCAGAGGGAGGCAGCGGAGAAGATTGTCGTGGGGGCGGACACGGCCATGTGCTCAT ATCACTCTTTAATAGGATGGACTTTGAAGACTTGGGATTGGTAGATTGGGAACACCACCTGCCCCCACCAGCTGCCAAGGCTGTGGTGGAGAGTCTCCCCAGAACAGTCATCGGTAGCTCCAATGCTG AGCTCAAGTGCCCCGTGTGCCTTCTGGAGTTTGAGGAGGAGGAGACTGTGATCGAGATGCCCTGCCATCACCTCTTCCACTCCGACTGCATTCTGCCCTGGCTAAGTAAG ACAAATTCCTGCCCCCTGTGCCGCCATGAGCTGCCCACTGATGATGACAGTTACGAAGAGCACAAGAAAGACAAG GCtcggaggcagcagcagcagcaccgcCTGGAGAACCTCCACGGAGCCATGTATACGTGA
- the Rnf181 gene encoding E3 ubiquitin-protein ligase RNF181 isoform X4, with protein sequence MDFEDLGLVDWEHHLPPPAAKAVVESLPRTVIGSSNAELKCPVCLLEFEEEETVIEMPCHHLFHSDCILPWLSKTNSCPLCRHELPTDDDSYEEHKKDKARRQQQQHRLENLHGAMYT encoded by the exons ATGGACTTTGAAGACTTGGGATTGGTAGATTGGGAACACCACCTGCCCCCACCAGCTGCCAAGGCTGTGGTGGAGAGTCTCCCCAGAACAGTCATCGGTAGCTCCAATGCTG AGCTCAAGTGCCCCGTGTGCCTTCTGGAGTTTGAGGAGGAGGAGACTGTGATCGAGATGCCCTGCCATCACCTCTTCCACTCCGACTGCATTCTGCCCTGGCTAAGTAAG ACAAATTCCTGCCCCCTGTGCCGCCATGAGCTGCCCACTGATGATGACAGTTACGAAGAGCACAAGAAAGACAAG GCtcggaggcagcagcagcagcaccgcCTGGAGAACCTCCACGGAGCCATGTATACGTGA
- the Rnf181 gene encoding E3 ubiquitin-protein ligase RNF181 isoform X3, with protein sequence MGMNSELGLSGHTTTLVFFLCFERVLVCIRNCNSVCRSLFNRMDFEDLGLVDWEHHLPPPAAKAVVESLPRTVIGSSNAELKCPVCLLEFEEEETVIEMPCHHLFHSDCILPWLSKTNSCPLCRHELPTDDDSYEEHKKDKARRQQQQHRLENLHGAMYT encoded by the exons ATGGGAATGAACAGCGAGCTAGGGTTGTCTGGTCACACCACCACGCTggtgtttttcttgtgttttgagagAGTCTTAGTATGTATTCGCAACTGTAACTCAGTATGTAG ATCACTCTTTAATAGGATGGACTTTGAAGACTTGGGATTGGTAGATTGGGAACACCACCTGCCCCCACCAGCTGCCAAGGCTGTGGTGGAGAGTCTCCCCAGAACAGTCATCGGTAGCTCCAATGCTG AGCTCAAGTGCCCCGTGTGCCTTCTGGAGTTTGAGGAGGAGGAGACTGTGATCGAGATGCCCTGCCATCACCTCTTCCACTCCGACTGCATTCTGCCCTGGCTAAGTAAG ACAAATTCCTGCCCCCTGTGCCGCCATGAGCTGCCCACTGATGATGACAGTTACGAAGAGCACAAGAAAGACAAG GCtcggaggcagcagcagcagcaccgcCTGGAGAACCTCCACGGAGCCATGTATACGTGA
- the Rnf181 gene encoding E3 ubiquitin-protein ligase RNF181 isoform X1: MASYFDEHDCEPLNPEREARNNMLLELARRVRGAWSWAPGSRSLFNRMDFEDLGLVDWEHHLPPPAAKAVVESLPRTVIGSSNAELKCPVCLLEFEEEETVIEMPCHHLFHSDCILPWLSKTNSCPLCRHELPTDDDSYEEHKKDKARRQQQQHRLENLHGAMYT; encoded by the exons ATGGCGTCCTATTTTGATGAGCACGACTGCGAGCCGTTGAACCCCGAGCGCGAGGCCCGCAACAATATGTTGCTGGAGCTCGCGAGGAGAGTGCGCGGGGCTTGGAGCTGGGCCCCGGGCAGCAG ATCACTCTTTAATAGGATGGACTTTGAAGACTTGGGATTGGTAGATTGGGAACACCACCTGCCCCCACCAGCTGCCAAGGCTGTGGTGGAGAGTCTCCCCAGAACAGTCATCGGTAGCTCCAATGCTG AGCTCAAGTGCCCCGTGTGCCTTCTGGAGTTTGAGGAGGAGGAGACTGTGATCGAGATGCCCTGCCATCACCTCTTCCACTCCGACTGCATTCTGCCCTGGCTAAGTAAG ACAAATTCCTGCCCCCTGTGCCGCCATGAGCTGCCCACTGATGATGACAGTTACGAAGAGCACAAGAAAGACAAG GCtcggaggcagcagcagcagcaccgcCTGGAGAACCTCCACGGAGCCATGTATACGTGA
- the Vamp5 gene encoding vesicle-associated membrane protein 5: MAGKELERCQRQADEVTEIMLNNFNKVLERDNKLAELEQRSDQLLDMSSAFSKTTKTLAQKKRWENIRCRIYLGLAVAGGLLIILIVLLVIFLPGSGGDSSNP; this comes from the exons ATG GCAGGGAAAGAATTGGAGCGATGCCAGCGGCAGGCGGACGAAGTGACGGAAATCATGCTCAACAATTTTAACAAGGTCCTGGAGCGTGACAACAAGCTGGCAGAGCTGGAGCAGCGCTCAGACCAGCTCCTGGACATG AGTTCGGCCTTCAGCAAGACGACCAAGACTCTAGCCCAGAAGAAGCGCTGGGAGAATATCCGGTGCCGGATCTACTTGGGGCTGGCAGTGGCTGGTGGCCTGCTCATCATCCTGATTGTGCTGCTGGTCATCTTTCTTCCAGGGAGTGGTGGGGACAGCAGTAATCCATAG
- the Vamp8 gene encoding vesicle-associated membrane protein 8: MEEASGGAGNDRVRNLQSEVEGVKNIMTQNVERILARGENLDHLRNKTEDLEATSEHFKTTSQKVARKFWWKNVKMIVIICVIVLIIIILIVLFATGTIPT, from the exons ATG GAGGAAGCCAGTGGGGGTGCCGGAAATGACCGAGTTAGGAACCTGCAGAGTGAGGTGGAGGGAGTCAAGAATATCATGACCCAGAATGTGGAAAGAATCTTGGCCCGAGGGGAAAACTTGGACCATCTCCGAAACAAGACGGAGGACTTGGAAGCCACG TCTGAACACTTCAAGACAACATCGCAGAAGGTGGCCCGGAAGTTCTGGTGGAAGAATGTGAAGATGATTGTCATCATCTGTGTGATTGTccttatcatcatcatcctcattgtGCTCTTTGCCACCGGCACCATCCCCACTTAG